In Rana temporaria chromosome 3, aRanTem1.1, whole genome shotgun sequence, a single window of DNA contains:
- the LOC120931265 gene encoding secreted RxLR effector protein 161-like — translation MGKLLYIATVARPDIATAVGFLCRKVSQPTQMDWNAAKRIIRYLKGTIDFKLKFSSTGKSGLTGYVDADWAGDPSDRKSTSGHLFLFKDGLISWTTRKQSTVTLSSTEAEYVAASQAGQEVIWLRQLLEDLDQIQKESTPIYEDNQGCIALAQTERINPRTKHIDVRYHFLRDLQEQGQMDLQYCPTEEMLADILTKPLPAKRHMDLTRRIGLSN, via the coding sequence ATGGGGAAGTTACTATACATTGCCACAGTGGCAAGGCCTGACATAGCTACAGCAGTGGGATTCTTATGCAGAAAAGTATCCCAGCCAACCCAGATGGACTGGAACGCAGCAAAAAGGATCATACGCTATTTGAAGGGAACAATAGACTTTAAACTGAAATTTTCATCAACAGGGAAGAGTGGTCTGACTGGATATGTGGATGCAGACTGGGCAGGTGACCCCAGTGATCGGAAATCCACCAGTGGACACCTGTTTCTATTTAAAGACGGTCTGATCAGCTGGACCACCAGAAAACAGTCCACAGTGACACTGTCCTCCACCGAAGCAGAATACGTGGCCGCATCACAAGCAGGGCAAGAGGTAATCTGGTTGAGACAATTGCTGGAAGATCTAGATCAGATCCAGAAAGAGTCCACGCCAATCtatgaggacaatcaaggatgtatagcactcgcacagacagagcggataaacccgagaaccaaacacatagacGTGAGATATCACTTCTTAAGAGACTTACAAGAGCAAGGACAGATGGATCTACAATACTGTCCCACTGAGGAAATGTTAGCAGACATCCTTACTAAGCCTTTGCCTGCAAAGAGACATATGGATCTAACAAGAAGAATCGGTTTGTCTAATTAA